The Silene latifolia isolate original U9 population chromosome Y, ASM4854445v1, whole genome shotgun sequence sequence AATGAGTCTGATGGTGATGAAGGAACTGATGATGATGGCAGATTAACTCAAGGAAGAGTTGTTCGAGAAAAACGAGCACCAAGTTGGATGGCTGATTATGTATCAGGAGAAGAATTTTCGGACGAAGAAAATCTGAATGCTATGATGGTCATGGAAAGTGATCCAATTTTGTTTGAAGAAGCAGTAAAGAGCAAAAAATGGATAAATGCAATGTTATCAGAAATTGAATCCATTGAGAAAAATCAAACCTCGGAATTGATTGTTGCACCTAACGGAATCAAACTAATTGGAGTTAAATGGGTGTTTAAAACTAAACTTGATGAAAATGGTGATGTGGAAAAATATAAAGCAAGGTTAGTAGCAAAGGGGTATGTACAAGAACATGGAATTAATTATACAGAAGTATTTGCTCCGGTAGCACGACTTGACACCATCCGGATAATTATTGCTGTGGCTGCTCCTTTCAGTTGGGAAATTTTCCAACTTGATGTGAAAAGTGCTTTTCTTCATGGGGAGCTCAAAGAGGAAGTGTATGTGCAACAACCCAGGGGATTTGTGAAACAAGGAGAAGAAGAGAAAGTTTATAAGCTAAAAAAGGCGCTCTACGGTCTTAAACAGGCACCGAGAGCTTGGTATAGCAGAATTGAAGCTTACTTTCTCCGAGAAAATTTCGAGCGATGTCCAAGCGAGCACACATTATTCACAAAGTCAAAAGGAGGTCAGTTATTAATTGTAagtctttatgttgatgacttaATTTTTACTGGCAATGATAGAAACATGTGTGATGAGTTTAAGAGATCAATGATGGCTGAATTTGAGATGTCTGACTTGGGGAAAATGAAATATTTTCTTGGCGTAGAAGTAAAACAATGTCAGAATGGAATTTTCATCTGTCAAAGAAGGTATGCTAGAGAAGTATTAACAAGGTTTGGAATGGAGAATATATAGTAATGCGGTAAAAAACCCTATTGTTCCGAGTACAAAGTTTGCAAAGATGAGAGTGGTGGAAAAGTCGATGACTCGCAATTCAAGCAACTGGTTGGATGTCTTATGTATCTTACTGTGACTAGACCCGACTTAATGTATGTCGTCGACCTAATAAAAGCGGTTATGGCTAATCCCACTATGTCCCATTGGCTTGCAGCAAAAAGAATTCTAAGGTATGTAAAAGGTACGACTACTCTTGGAATTTTCTATAGAAAAGGGAAGAATTATTTGAGGCTCGTGGGATTTACCGACATCGATTACGCCGGCGACTTAAATGATCGAAGGAGCACTTCCGGGTTTACATTTATGTTGGGTTCCGGAGTCCTTTCTTGGGTTCAAAGAAACAGCCCGTAGTTGCACTCTCCACCACGGAAGCAGAATATATAGCAGCAGCTTTGTGTGCTTGCCAATGCATTTGGCTGAGAAGGGTCTTAAAGCACATCAAGGTTGAAGAGAAGAATGAGACTATGATCATGTGTGATAACAGCTCCACTATACAATTGTCAAAAAATCCTGTGTTTCATGGTAAAAGCAAACATATTGATGTCAAGTTTCATTTCCTCAGGGATCTGGTAAAAGACGGAGTTGTTACGTTGAGCTATTGCAACTCTGAAAATCAAATTGCAGATATCATGACGAAACCATTGAAGTTAGAGCAGTTCGAAAAGCTTCGAGGCATGCTAGTAGTAACTGATGTTGCTGATATAAGCTAAATCCATTATTAGCTTAAGGGAGGGAATGTTAGATATTAGCTTGTTTGAATGAGTCACGTGTGTTTCATATTGTTGTTAGATAAGTCCTAGTCTTTAGGGAAGTTCTATTCTTAGGGGAGTCTAGTTTGTTTCCTATTATATTTCCTATTTACATGCTTGTTGCTAGTTAGACGTAAAGGTTGTTGCTTGTAAGGCTATTTATAGTCCATTGCTTTGATGAATAAAGTATTCCTTCCACATCATATATTTACTGAAACTTAACAAGAGAAATAAGCCGCTTTAAGAAAGTTGGGAATGAGGCAAAAGGATCACCAGATCTTATGTCTTCACCAACTTTTCCTTTATTTCTCAGCTGCCGCCTTATCATTGAACAAATGAGAATCCACCAGTACACGTCGAAAACAAGCAACATTAACAGCATGGTGTTGAAGACATAGTACAACGATCTTGGATAGGGTTCGGAAAGATTCATGTGATCACCCATTAAGTAGCTGTGAACGTCAGGTGGCAAGTGAGTAAATATGACGCTAGCTATTTAAAGCAAATCACTACCGCCAACTTACTGAGAAGTGAGAACATACCTTGTGGCTCTTATAACCCAAAAGGGAAAGTATATTAGTCGCAGCATAAGCCATGAGACAGCGAAAAAACCAAAGAATATACTTGCTGCAAGTTCTTTTTCAGAATATTTGAATATCTTAGCAGCTTCCATGAATATATCACTTGCATCATGCAACGCCAAGACAATAGATCCAATTCTGAAAAACCTGAAATACTCACAGAGAAAGTAAATCATCACGCAAAATATTTGCTACAAGATTTTAACCCGAATAGGGGTCCATCATCTAACATATCCGAGGGAATAGTAACATACATAACACAAATACAAGGTAAATTGGTAACATCAATTAACAACACAGAAGGGTTCAATTAACACCTATATCCAATCAAACTATATGTGCACCAAACTttgaatttttttccaaaatggggTTTTCTAACAAACGAATTAGCGAAATGGATTGTTTTTCAAAGTATTTTCtgaaaatgggtccacgtagaaTCGGATTTGGCGAAGCTAGGTTAAGAATTCAAGTCGCTTCGTCGGTGAGCGATTTTACGTTAAGTCGCTCAGCCACGACCCTAGTGAGCGTgttttaaaaaatcaaaaatggGGATAGCTGGAATCGAACCTTAGACGTTTCGCTCAAGTAAGGCTTGTTATGTATACTACCAATCTACCAATGATACACGCGTATTTCAATGATAAATTACAGCACTTAAATACATAACTACCATAATTATTTGTCCCTGGGTTGTTTGCATTAAATTAAATATTTAACTTAAATGCCTAAATATATCACAATAATTGCCTTTGCCTGGTGGTTAATTCATGGATAGTCTTGGTAAGAAGTCTGGTGTTCGACTCACACTAGCAAAcattatttgattatttttgtTGCAAAAGTTTTTTAATAAGGGAGAAGTCGCCGGGCCCCTAAGCGATTTGGGCTCAAGTCGCTGGGCCCCTGAGCGACTTGGGCTAGGATCAAGGGTCCTTACAAGCAATTGTAATTTCATGCCAACCAAGATATAGTCGCTTAGCGGGAAAGCGATTTGAATACAATTCTAG is a genomic window containing:
- the LOC141626306 gene encoding ceramide synthase LOH2-like, with translation MEAAKIFKYSEKELAASIFFGFFAVSWLMLRLIYFPFWVIRATSYLMGDHMNLSEPYPRSLYYVFNTMLLMLLVFDVYWWILICSMIRRQLRNKGKVGEDIRSDSEDDE